One window from the genome of Variovorax sp. PAMC26660 encodes:
- a CDS encoding DUF11 domain-containing protein: MSIKKLTQFACRRGISHFAARMGAGALVVASLSGLAGTAMAQSTAATEAAQKTQNKAVAVVLTQHKVVKDAQGKEQLLDAGSVKPGDVVEYQATYTNNTGKPVTGLVADLPIPEGLAYLPRSAKPGATLVQAATKDAVFGPEPLTRKAAGNKTEPVPYADYRALRWSLGQLPANGSAAVSARAKVETVVPPAPPAVVGAAR, encoded by the coding sequence ATGTCCATTAAAAAACTGACTCAATTCGCTTGCCGCCGCGGCATCTCCCATTTCGCTGCCCGCATGGGCGCCGGCGCGCTCGTCGTTGCAAGCCTGAGCGGCCTGGCCGGCACCGCCATGGCCCAGTCCACCGCCGCCACCGAGGCTGCGCAGAAGACGCAGAACAAGGCCGTCGCCGTCGTGCTGACCCAGCACAAGGTGGTGAAGGACGCGCAAGGCAAGGAGCAACTGCTCGACGCCGGCTCGGTGAAGCCCGGCGATGTGGTCGAGTACCAGGCCACCTACACCAACAACACGGGCAAGCCGGTCACCGGTCTCGTGGCCGACCTGCCGATTCCCGAAGGCCTGGCCTACCTGCCGCGCAGCGCCAAGCCGGGCGCCACGCTCGTGCAGGCCGCGACCAAGGACGCCGTGTTCGGCCCCGAGCCGCTGACGCGCAAGGCGGCCGGCAACAAGACCGAACCCGTGCCCTACGCCGACTACCGCGCGCTGCGCTGGAGCCTGGGCCAGCTGCCCGCCAACGGCAGCGCTGCCGTGAGCGCGCGCGCCAAGGTCGAGACGGTCGTGCCGCCCGCACCGCCGGCCGTGGTCGGTGCCGCGCGCTGA